The Siniperca chuatsi isolate FFG_IHB_CAS linkage group LG12, ASM2008510v1, whole genome shotgun sequence genome has a segment encoding these proteins:
- the si:dkey-251i10.3 gene encoding U3 small nucleolar RNA-associated protein 14 homolog A: protein MAKVSKKKASKKNLRKSPEVTDESAAVRPDVGYDEEEDLNEADENITSEEEEDGGEDERKRQKLLEAISALDGKRKKKLEERSEAAVQMSEFTVNAEGEGDKIDLSDLIATMEKNPAFPTKTKKQLKNLQQSKKTIECPLSKQESERIQRDVAFQKAATEVTRWKDIIKQNQRAEQLVFPLNQETSGPKPMERVVTRWTAQTPLEQEIFALLSTNKQPINDPILTPAEEASMRAMSLEEAKIRRAELQKARALQSYYEAKARRERKIKSKKYHKVHNKAKRKEFLKQFDEMVKTDPAAALKELNKMELARMQERMSLKHQNSGKWAKSKAIMAKYDEGARKAMQQQLEVNKELTQKLVTSLNNEEEEEEEEAGNAEVLPDFVNDAEQGLDSSNPWMRGKLSEDPTEKEISDTVDLTAERPGAVGNTVEEEEEEEVEETEEEVLLREFDSRRKLRQTQEAVTVPVMSVDDDEEEEMVEGNKTATEDPDASDKEEEERSEFTSLFRGIADGRWEAEAKKAEATADASHMDTSAQLEEGLMRIRTLEDMELLSQEKSATDKAPLQPPATENLPSATQKSGKNRKRKRQIELKEVLTKETKVIQVPLAPIIEVTEDCDEKVDQRGLIKEAFAGDDVISDFLKDKRKQEDTGKPKVVDLTLPGWGEWGGVGLKQSRNKRRRFRIKTAPPPPRKDQHLPSVIISEKRNSSISPHQVNSLPFPFENHVQFESTIRSPLGRTWITERTVKKISKPKVVTQLGAIIEPMTREELMKDKKQVSAGNKDSVDFSMRKRKH from the coding sequence ATGGCTAAAGTTTCTAAGAAGAAAGCGAGTAAAAAGAATCTAAGGAAGAGTCCCGAAGTGACAGATGAGAGCGCAGCGGTGAGGCCAGACGTGGGCTacgatgaggaggaggatttaAATGAAGCAGATGAAAATATCAcaagtgaggaggaagaggacggcgGCGAGGATGAACGAAAACGCCAAAAGCTGCTGGAAGCCATCAGCGCTCTCGATggtaagaggaagaaaaagctGGAAGAGAGATCCGAGGCGGCCGTCCAGATGTCTGAGTTTACTGTCAACGCGGAGGGGGAGGGCGACAAAATCGATCTGTCGGACCTCATCGCGACCATGGAAAAAAACCCCGCTTTCCCAACCAAGACCAAGAAGCAGCTGAAGAACCTGCAGCAGAGTAAAAAGACCATCGAGTGCCCTCTCAGcaagcaggagagtgagaggatccAGAGAGATGTGGCTTTTCAGAAGGCAGCCACAGAGGTGACCCGGTGGAAAGATATCATCAAACAGAACCAGAGGGCCGAGCAGCTGGTCTTCCCCCTGAACCAGGAAACCTCTGGCCCTAAACCCATGGAGAGGGTGGTGACCAGGTGGACGGCGCAAACCCCGCTTGAGCAGGAGATCTTTGCCCTCCTGTCTACTAACAAGCAGCCCATCAATGACCCCATCCTGACCCCTGCTGAGGAGGCTTCTATGAGGGCGATGAGCCTGGAGGAGGCCAAGATCCGCCGAGCAGAGCTGCAGAAAGCACGGGCTCTGCAGTCCTACTACGAGGCCAAGGCccggagagagaggaagatcaAGAGCAAGAAATACCACAAAGTGCACAACAAGGCCAAGCGTAAAGAGTTCCTGAAGCAGTTCGATGAAATGGTGAAGACAGACCCGGCTGCTGCCTTAAAGGAGTTGAATAAGATGGAGCTGGCCAGGATGCAGGAGAGGATGTCGCTGAAGCACCAGAACAGCGGCAAGTGGGCCAAGTCAAAGGCAATCATGGCCAAATATGATGAGGGAGCTCGCAAAgccatgcagcagcagctggaggtgAACAAAGAGCTGACCCAGAAGCTGGTGACCTCACTGAataatgaggaagaggaggaggaggaggaagcaggcAATGCAGAGGTGCTACCTGATTTTGTAAATGATGCAGAGCAAGGACTGGATTCTTCAAATCCCTGGATGAGAGGCAAGCTCTCTGAAGATcccacagagaaagagataagTGACACTGTGGATCTTACAGCAGAGCGGCCTGGAGCGGTGGGAAATACAgttgaagaagaggaggaggaggaggttgaagaaacagaagaggaagtGCTCCTCAGAGAGTTTGACAGCAGGAGGAAACTGCGTCAGACTCAGGAGGCTGTCACAGTGCCTGTAATGTCTgtggatgatgatgaggaggaggagatggtggaGGGGAATAAAACTGCAACAGAGGACCCAGATGcttcagacaaagaggaagaggagcgcTCAGAGTTCACAAGCCTTTTCCGAGGAATAGCAGATGGCCGTTGGGAGGCTGAAGCCAAGAAGGCTGAGGCAACAGCAGACGCAAGCCACATGGACACTTCAGCTCAGCTGGAGGAAGGGCTGATGAGGATCAGGACTCTGGAAGACATGGAGCTCCTCAGCCAGGAGAAGTCAGCAACTGATAAAGCACCTTTGCAGCCCCCAGCCACAGAAAACCTGCCATCTGCAACTCAAAAGTCaggcaaaaacagaaaaaggaagagaCAGATTGAGCTGAAAGAAGTTCTCACCAAAGAGACAAAAGTCATCCAAGTCCCACTCGCTCCAATCATCGAGGTCACTGAGGACTGCGATGAAAAGGTGGACCAGAGGGGGCTCATTAAAGAGGCGTTTGCCGGGGACGACGTCATCTCAGACTTCCTTAAGGACAAGAGGAAGCAGGAGGACACAGGGAAGCCTAAGGTGGTGGACCTGACACTACCTGGGTGGGGCGAGTGGGGAGGTGTGGGCCTCAAGCAGTCCCGCAACAAACGCAGGAGATTCAGGATCAAGACAGCACCGCCTCCACCCAGGAAAGATCAACATCTGCCCAGCGTCATCATATCGGAGAAGAGAAACAGCTCCATCAGCCCCCACCAGGTGAACTCGCTGCCCTTTCCCTTCGAGAACCACGTGCAGTTTGAGAGCACCATCCGCTCTCCACTGGGCCGCACCTGGATCACCGAGCGGACTGTTAAAAAGATCAGCAAGCCCAAGGTAGTCACCCAGCTGGGAGCCATCATCGAGCCCATGACTCGGGAGGAGCTGATGAAGGACAAGAAGCAGGTGTCTGCTGGGAATAAAGATAGTGTGGACTTTTccatgaggaaaagaaaacattag